The window GGCTCGAGCTTGTCAATGGGCTGGATATGAGCATCGTCTTATGGTGATTTCGAGCTTTATTCCTTCACATATACATTGTCAACAAGTATATAAAGAATACAAGCACATTTTACTTGCGAGGGGGCAAAGATGGGATGATGGCATCCACTTTCCTGATGACGTTGACATCTTTGAGACGAAGGATGGTGTTTAGGACCATTGAAACGCTTTTCATGTTGGTGAGTTCCATGCTTGTGAGCCTCACTTATTTTTACAAATCAGAACTAAGCATGGTTAGCGGCCAGAGAaggaaaaacaataaatttcatACGTGGAGGCAGGATAAAGTTTTACTTGACCCCACAATGGGCACCAAGTGATCTTAACAAGATCATGAGCGTGGATTTGCATATAGATGGAAAGATCGTAGCGGTGGCTTGAAAACTCTTGCTGGTCATAATCGAATCCCTTGTTGTTGAAAGGCGAGAGATTTACATGCAAAAGACTCTTCCACATTCTTAGTAAAAGTGTttagatttttataaatatagttgTAAGTATAAATAAGTATTCCTTGGGAAATACTAGTTGTATTTATAGGATTAATATGAACCGTAAATCTATTTTtccattaaaataatacttactcaaatatataataaaaatatagttaataataattttataatacatcatcataaataataatcataatattaattataatacgtgaatattatatcttaataaatatGAGAGAAACttaataaactttattataCCATGTTCTTTAATATATCTATTCTAtcgaataaaaaatatataaaataatttcattttcattagaTAGGAATTCATCACTAAACGTCTTTTTCAGCATGAATCTCGTTTTCTCTACTTATATAAAAcgaataaatatattaaaagaaactttAGAATACTTTAGAatattcaaaaactaaaaataaatacttaaaattctGCGTCGTTAAAAATTaaatccttaaaataaattttatttatttagtttaaaagaaactttagacatttaaaatatataatttaccttttctaagatgaaataaaaggaatatatttttacgtaataaaataaaaaaatggtcatattactaaaatttgaaaaatctaattaaaatttgacaggtataaaaagaaaataaaaaatatatttttaaccacccaaaattttaagaaacttatTTTACAGAAAAtcgaaatatatatttaaatctaacCACTACTGtacttcttcatctttttcacaTGTTTAAAAGTTTCaagatattttattcatttctatCCACAGAAGAGTTCAGCTTATCACCAGAGGTAGCTCTATAAATGAATGCTCCCACAACTCTGCTTATTCACACACAACTGAActgaagaaagaagagaaaaacctTAATCTCATTCATAGCCAGCCAAAGAAATGGCGAGTGCAACGTTCTTTGTTATCTTCCTTCTTTCTGCCCTAACTTTCTACCCTCCTTCAACCACTGCTCAACCTGTCACAGACGGGGAGGGTAACATCGTTAGAAATGGTGGCCGATTCTATATAAGGCCACGCTTTTTTGGAGTCGGCGGTGGAATTGAACGAGCCAGAACTGGAGACGAAGGATCCCCTCtctctgttgtgcaatctcccTTCGATACTGATCCAGGGCAACCATGGATTATTGGATCCTTGACCCAATCCTTGTTTATTCCTGAAGGCAGAGTCAGCATTAGTTACGAATATGTTCAACTGGGTGACTCTGTTGAGAGTAATGAGTGGGTAGCTGTTGAGGTTCAGCTTGCAGGAACCGTCGTTAAAGTTGGCTACTCAAATGCCATTTCAGGTTTCTTCACTATTCACAGAGCTTCCACAGCCAATACCTATAAATTTCAGTTCTGTTCAACTGCTGGGTCCTGCAGTAATGTTGGGATTGTTAGGGATGAAGCAGGGAACAGGATTTTGGCCATCAATCAGGGTACCCCATTTTTCGAGTTTTATCTTCAGGAACTTCCCTATGAAGTATCTAAATGAAGCTCTGAACATGAAAACATGGTACA is drawn from Vigna radiata var. radiata cultivar VC1973A unplaced genomic scaffold, Vradiata_ver6 scaffold_282, whole genome shotgun sequence and contains these coding sequences:
- the LOC106779492 gene encoding trypsin inhibitor 1A-like, coding for MASATFFVIFLLSALTFYPPSTTAQPVTDGEGNIVRNGGRFYIRPRFFGVGGGIERARTGDEGSPLSVVQSPFDTDPGQPWIIGSLTQSLFIPEGRVSISYEYVQLGDSVESNEWVAVEVQLAGTVVKVGYSNAISGFFTIHRASTANTYKFQFCSTAGSCSNVGIVRDEAGNRILAINQGTPFFEFYLQELPYEVSK